A section of the Mangifera indica cultivar Alphonso chromosome 12, CATAS_Mindica_2.1, whole genome shotgun sequence genome encodes:
- the LOC123192401 gene encoding uncharacterized protein LOC123192401, with product MHATFVPSGSTAATGVPLDPSTCLGMPTVSQVHTGGDRTHPDGLTFFFGDALQNFEHNLSKPSSSASTVAKSRLYFDLNQSPGVNETSAASSFFMDPYQCLGRDEGCHNKIEEVKRQHSLDSLGTADLIKASKRPKFVSNLPAEIEKFQNKEPRLFKDVEKPFTGRGISIDAEQEVPAELDLSLHL from the exons ATGCATGCAA CATTTGTGCCATCTGGTAGCACCGCAGCGACTGGTGTCCCTTTGGACCCTTCAACATGTTTGGGCATGCCTACAGTCTCCCAAGTTCATACTGGGGGTGATCGAACTCACCCGGATGGTCTGACCTTCTTTTTTGGAGATGCCTTGCAGAACTTTGAGCACAACCTTAGCAAGCCTTCATCTTCTGCCTCCACTGTTGCTAAGTCGCgcttatattttgatttaaatcagTCACCTGGTGTCAATGAAACTAGTGCTGCCAGCTCCTTCTTTATGGACCCTTATCAATGTTTGGGCCGGGATGAAGGTTGTCATAACAAGATTGAAGAGGTTAAGAGGCAGCACTCACTTGATTCCCTTGGAACTGCTGACCTGATAAAAGCATCAAAAAGGCCTAAGTTCGTCTCCAACTTGCCTGCGGAAATAGAGAAGTTTCAGAACAAAGAACCGCGCCTGTTTAAGGATGTGGAGAAGCCATTTACTGGCCGGGGGATTTCCATTGATGCTGAGCAGGAAGTTCCAGCAGAGTTAGATCTGTCCCTCCATCTGTAG